A portion of the Clostridium gelidum genome contains these proteins:
- a CDS encoding alpha/beta fold hydrolase: MIFKEFGNKNMPVIIFLHGGGLSWWSLKPQIEALQKDYYIVTPIIDGHGDDWNNTFVSIKKSAEQVINYIKENCNGKVFAICGLSIGAQIVVEIISQECGITENAVIESALVYPMKMAVTLTVPMYNVCYGLIKKRWYARLQAKTLNVPYELFETYYEDSSRMTKETLINITKSNGDYSISSTLCKTKARTLILVGEKELSIMKKSATLLHDTINGSFLKVITKSGHGEISLIHPDKYLDLLQRFFANNTKHSQTL; this comes from the coding sequence ATGATATTTAAAGAATTTGGCAACAAAAATATGCCAGTTATCATTTTTCTTCATGGTGGCGGACTGTCATGGTGGTCATTAAAACCACAAATTGAAGCATTGCAAAAGGATTATTATATTGTTACACCTATTATTGATGGGCATGGTGATGATTGGAATAATACTTTTGTAAGTATAAAAAAATCCGCAGAACAGGTTATTAATTATATAAAAGAAAATTGTAATGGAAAAGTTTTTGCAATTTGCGGTCTTTCTATTGGTGCTCAAATCGTTGTTGAAATAATATCACAAGAATGTGGTATCACAGAGAATGCTGTTATAGAAAGTGCGTTGGTTTATCCTATGAAAATGGCAGTCACATTAACTGTACCGATGTATAATGTGTGCTATGGGCTAATTAAGAAAAGATGGTATGCAAGACTACAGGCTAAAACATTAAATGTACCATATGAATTATTTGAAACCTATTATGAGGATAGTTCACGAATGACAAAAGAAACACTAATTAATATTACGAAAAGTAATGGAGATTATTCAATATCTTCAACATTATGCAAGACGAAAGCAAGAACATTAATATTAGTTGGTGAGAAAGAATTATCAATAATGAAAAAATCAGCAACACTACTTCACGATACCATTAATGGTAGTTTTTTAAAAGTCATTACAAAAAGTGGACATGGAGAAATTAGTTTAATTCATCCAGATAAATACCTTGATTTATTGCAACGCTTTTTTGCAAATAATACAAAACATAGCCAAACATTATAA
- a CDS encoding CDP-alcohol phosphatidyltransferase family protein: MRNLELIKKLSINTLTLLRVPLTILFILLFINKNNVLQLIVLSLIILTDFIDGRIARKLCIQSKLGSILDPYCDLFFVLCTSILFNIYNLVSITYTFILIFKFAEFNITSYYAGMSSNKIPFMFDKVGRVVTALYQGVPFVVVIPFLSQYCSAYISFLIIGTLISSTLRISNLIHTKVYKSYNE, translated from the coding sequence GTGAGAAATTTGGAATTAATTAAGAAACTATCTATTAATACCCTAACATTGCTCAGAGTACCATTAACTATCTTATTCATATTACTTTTTATTAATAAGAATAATGTTCTACAATTGATTGTTCTTTCTTTAATCATATTAACAGATTTCATCGATGGAAGAATTGCTAGAAAACTATGCATTCAATCTAAACTCGGTAGTATATTAGATCCTTATTGCGATTTGTTTTTTGTGCTCTGTACAAGTATCTTGTTCAATATATATAATTTAGTTTCTATTACATATACTTTTATACTCATTTTCAAATTTGCTGAATTTAATATAACTTCATATTATGCTGGAATGTCCTCTAATAAAATTCCATTTATGTTTGACAAAGTAGGACGAGTTGTAACAGCTCTTTATCAGGGTGTTCCCTTTGTAGTTGTAATTCCTTTTTTGTCACAGTACTGCTCTGCATATATTTCATTTTTAATAATAGGTACACTTATATCAAGTACCTTAAGGATTTCTAATTTAATACATACTAAAGTATACAAATCTTATAATGAATAA
- a CDS encoding nucleoside deaminase, with amino-acid sequence MVDFMKVAKEEAILAMNKGEIPVGAVIVKDGVIIGKAHNLKETLKDSTAHAEILAIKEASKYIGNWRLNGAEMYVTLEPCPMCASAISQSRISKVYIGTFNKDMGACGSLINLLDNRGLNSFVDVKWIYDEECSALLTKFFENRRKNEL; translated from the coding sequence ATGGTTGATTTTATGAAAGTGGCAAAGGAAGAGGCCATTTTAGCAATGAATAAAGGTGAAATTCCAGTAGGTGCAGTGATTGTAAAAGATGGAGTTATAATAGGAAAAGCTCATAATTTAAAAGAAACTTTAAAAGATAGTACAGCTCATGCAGAAATATTAGCGATTAAGGAAGCTTCAAAATATATTGGCAATTGGAGATTAAATGGAGCTGAAATGTATGTAACTTTGGAACCATGTCCAATGTGTGCTAGTGCTATTTCACAAAGCAGAATATCTAAAGTTTATATAGGAACTTTTAATAAGGATATGGGGGCTTGTGGTTCACTAATAAATCTCTTAGATAATAGGGGACTAAATTCATTTGTGGATGTTAAATGGATTTATGATGAGGAATGCTCAGCATTATTAACAAAGTTTTTTGAAAATAGGAGAAAAAACGAATTATAA
- a CDS encoding flavodoxin domain-containing protein, producing the protein MKTLILFASKYGAAEKCANLLSEKLNGDVNIINLKENKNINLSDYDKVIVGCSIYVGNVQAEIKNFCDTNSVSLMAKPFGLFISCMTDKKDEINSYTEKSFSNELINHATIIDSLGAVFNFKKMNFFERQIVKMILNSKNKTDELNIKVDGKTNISTISDEKILKFASVMND; encoded by the coding sequence ATGAAAACTTTAATCTTATTTGCATCAAAATATGGTGCAGCAGAAAAATGCGCTAATTTACTCTCTGAAAAATTAAATGGTGATGTTAATATAATAAATCTAAAAGAAAATAAAAACATAAATCTCTCTGATTATGACAAAGTAATTGTTGGCTGTTCTATTTACGTAGGCAATGTACAAGCTGAGATAAAAAATTTTTGTGATACTAATTCAGTTTCACTTATGGCTAAACCTTTCGGACTATTTATATCATGTATGACAGATAAAAAAGACGAGATTAATTCATATACTGAAAAATCTTTTTCTAATGAATTAATTAATCATGCAACTATCATTGATTCACTAGGTGCAGTTTTTAATTTTAAAAAGATGAACTTTTTTGAACGACAAATTGTTAAGATGATTCTAAATTCTAAAAATAAAACTGATGAACTCAATATTAAAGTTGATGGTAAAACTAATATTTCCACCATTTCAGATGAGAAAATTTTGAAATTCGCGAGTGTAATGAATGATTAA